One segment of Canis aureus isolate CA01 chromosome 27, VMU_Caureus_v.1.0, whole genome shotgun sequence DNA contains the following:
- the ZNRF3 gene encoding E3 ubiquitin-protein ligase ZNRF3 isoform X3: MDEFGRWNQQNLAKRAVQRGATAVIFDVSENPEAIDQLNQGSEDPLKRPVVYVKGADAIKLMNIVNKQKVARARIQHRPPRQPTEYFDMGIFLAFFVVVSLVCLILLVKIKLKQRRSQNSMNRLAVQALEKMETRKFNSKSKGRREGSCGALDTLSSSSTSDCAICLEKYIDGEELRVIPCTHRFHRKCVDPWLLQHHTCPHCRHNIIEQKGNPSAVCVETSNLARSRQQRVILPVHYPGRVHRTNAIPAYPTRTSMDSHGNPVTLLTVDRHGEQSLYSPQTPTYIRGYPPLHLDHSLAPHRCGLEHRAYSPAHPFRRPKFSGRSFSKAACFSQYETMYQHYYFQGLSYPEQEGQAPAGLTPRGPSRAFPPSGGGSLLFPTVVHMAPPSHLESGSTSSFGCYHGHRSVCSGYLADCPGSDSSSSSSSGQCHCSSSDSVVDCTEVSNQGVYGSCSTFRSSLSSDYDPFIYRSRSPGRTSDVGGSGSSGRGPVVCLEGSPPPDELPAAHGQGAGRGEPWPGPASPSGDQLSTCSLEMNYSSSSSLEHRGPTSSTSEVGLEASPGAAPDLRRTWKGAREGLSCACCCEPQPSTLEPSVGVAGGSTLFLGAPGGEAQPGSPQGLYGLHPDHLPRTDGVKYEGLPCCFYEEKQVAHGSGGGSGCYNEDCSVSVQYALAQEPPPGCHPGARDLSQRIPIIPEDVDGDLGLPSDCQGTCGLGPWGGTPGPDALRPHRGLGVAREEEPVLCCQAGVLLSPSCPLEGAEATRAGFPGAPQDTQESSITATEAAGQRSRPADSGTGA; encoded by the exons GCCAAGCGGGCAGTGCAGCGGGGAGCCACTGCGGTCATCTTTGATGTGTCGGAAAACCCCGAAGCTATTGACCAG CTAAACCAGGGCTCAGAAGACCCGCTCAAGAGGCCAGTGGTGTATGTGAAGGGTGCAGATGCCATCAAGTTGATGAACATTGTCAACAAACAGAAAGTAGCTCGAGCAAGGATTCAGCACCGCCCTCCTCGA CAACCCACTGAGTACTTTGATATGGGGATTTTCCTGGCATTCTTCGTCGTGGTCTCCCTGGTCTGCCTCATCCTCCTTGTCAAAATCAAGCTGAAGCAGCGGCGCAGTCAG AACTCCATGAACAGGCTGGCTGTACAGGCTCTGGAGAAGATGGAAACCAGAAAGTTCAACTCCAAGAGTAAGGGGCGCCGGGAGGGGAGCTGTGGAGCTCTGGACACACTCAGCAGCAGCTCCACGTCCGACTGTGCCATCTGCCTGGAGAAGTACATTGATGGAGAG GAGCTGCGGGTTATCCCCTGTACTCACCGCTTTCACAGGAAGTGCGTGGACCCATGGCTGCTGCAGCACCACACCTGCCCCCACTGTCGGCACAACATCATAG AGCAAAAGGGAAACCCAAGCGCCGTGTGCGTGGAGACCAGCAACCTCGCGCGCAGCCGGCAGCAGAGGGTGATCCTGCCGGTGCACTACCCCGGCCGCGTGCACAGGACCAACGCCATCCCCGCCTACCCGACCAGGACAAGCATGGACTCTCACGGGAACCCTGTCACCCTGCTGACCGTGGACCGGCACGGGGAGCAGAGTCTCTATTCCCCACAGACCCCCACCTACATCCGCGGCTACCCGCCCCTCCACCTGGACCACAGCCTGGCCCCGCACCGCTGCGGCCTGGAGCACCGGGCCTACTCGCCAGCTCACCCCTTCCGCAGGCCCAAGTTCAGCGGCCGCAGCTTCTCCAAGGCAGCTTGCTTCTCCCAGTACGAGACCATGTACCAACACTACTACTTCCAGGGCCTCAGCTACCCTGAGCAGGAGGGCCAGGCCCCCGCCGGCCTTACCCCCCGGGGCCCATCCCGTGCCTTCCCCCCGAGTGGCGGCGGCAGCCTGCTCTTCCCCACCGTGGTGCACATGGCACCACCCTCCCACCTCGAGAGTGGCAGCACGTCCAGCTTCGGCTGCTACCACGGCCACCGCTCAGTGTGCAGCGGCTACCTGGCCGACTGCCCTGGCAgcgacagcagcagcagcagcagctcggGCCAATGCCACTGCTCCTCCAGCGACTCCGTAGTGGATTGTACCGAGGTCAGCAACCAGGGCGTGTACGGGAGCTGCTCCACCTTCCGCAGCTCCCTCAGCAGTGACTATGACCCCTTCATCTACCGCAGCCGGAGCCCCGGTCGCACCAGCGACGTGGGGGGCTCGGGCAGCTCAGGCCGGGGGCCTGTCGTGTGCCTCGAGGGCTCCCCGCCACCTGACGAACTCCCAGCGGCCCACGGTCAAGGTGCAGGGCGGGGAGAGCCTTGGCCTGGCCCCGCCTCGCCCTCGGGGGACCAGCTGTCCACCTGCAGCCTGGAGATGAACTATAGCAGCAGCTCCTCCCTGGAGCACAGGGGGCCCACTAGCTCTACCTCAGAAGTGGGGCTCGAGGCTTCTCCTGGGGCTGCCCCGGACCTCAGGAGGACCTGGAAGGGGGCCCGCGAGGGGCTGTCGTGTGCCTGCTGCTGCGAGCCCCAGCCCTCCACACTGGAGCCCAGCGTCGGAGTGGCCGGGGGCAGCACACTGTTCCTGGGCGCCCCGGGCGGGGAAGCTCAGCCAGGAAGCCCCCAGGGCCTGTACGGCCTTCACCCAGACCATTTGCCCAGGACAGATGGGGTGAAATATGAGGGCCTGCCCTGCTGCTTCTATGAAGAAAAGCAGGTGGCCCATGGCAGCGGAGGGGGCAGCGGCTGCTACAACGAGGACTGCTCGGTGAGCGTGCAGTACGCGCTTGCCCAGGAGCCCCCGCCCGGCTGCCACCCGGGGGCCCGGGACCTGAGCCAGCGCATCCCCATCATTCCAGAGGATGTGGACGGTGACTTAGGCCTGCCCTCGGACTGCCAAGGGACTTGTGGCCTCGGCCCCTGGGGTGGGACGCCGGGCCCGGATGCCCTGCGACCCCACAGAGGCCTAGGAGTGGCCCGGGAAGAAGAACCAGTTCTGTGCTGCCAGGCTGGGGTGCTGCTCTCGCCCAGCTGCCCTCTGGAAGGTGCAGAGGCCACCAGGGCTGGCTTTCCTGGTGCCCCCCAGGACACTCAGGAGTCCAGCATCACAGCCACTGAGGCTGCAG gacAGAGATCTCGCCCAGCAGACAGTGGCACGGGAGCCTGA
- the ZNRF3 gene encoding E3 ubiquitin-protein ligase ZNRF3 isoform X2 — translation MHPLGLCNNNDEEDLYEYGWVGVVKLEQPELDPKPCLTVLGKAKRAVQRGATAVIFDVSENPEAIDQLNQGSEDPLKRPVVYVKGADAIKLMNIVNKQKVARARIQHRPPRQPTEYFDMGIFLAFFVVVSLVCLILLVKIKLKQRRSQNSMNRLAVQALEKMETRKFNSKSKGRREGSCGALDTLSSSSTSDCAICLEKYIDGEELRVIPCTHRFHRKCVDPWLLQHHTCPHCRHNIIEQKGNPSAVCVETSNLARSRQQRVILPVHYPGRVHRTNAIPAYPTRTSMDSHGNPVTLLTVDRHGEQSLYSPQTPTYIRGYPPLHLDHSLAPHRCGLEHRAYSPAHPFRRPKFSGRSFSKAACFSQYETMYQHYYFQGLSYPEQEGQAPAGLTPRGPSRAFPPSGGGSLLFPTVVHMAPPSHLESGSTSSFGCYHGHRSVCSGYLADCPGSDSSSSSSSGQCHCSSSDSVVDCTEVSNQGVYGSCSTFRSSLSSDYDPFIYRSRSPGRTSDVGGSGSSGRGPVVCLEGSPPPDELPAAHGQGAGRGEPWPGPASPSGDQLSTCSLEMNYSSSSSLEHRGPTSSTSEVGLEASPGAAPDLRRTWKGAREGLSCACCCEPQPSTLEPSVGVAGGSTLFLGAPGGEAQPGSPQGLYGLHPDHLPRTDGVKYEGLPCCFYEEKQVAHGSGGGSGCYNEDCSVSVQYALAQEPPPGCHPGARDLSQRIPIIPEDVDGDLGLPSDCQGTCGLGPWGGTPGPDALRPHRGLGVAREEEPVLCCQAGVLLSPSCPLEGAEATRAGFPGAPQDTQESSITATEAAGQRSRPADSGTGA, via the exons GCCAAGCGGGCAGTGCAGCGGGGAGCCACTGCGGTCATCTTTGATGTGTCGGAAAACCCCGAAGCTATTGACCAG CTAAACCAGGGCTCAGAAGACCCGCTCAAGAGGCCAGTGGTGTATGTGAAGGGTGCAGATGCCATCAAGTTGATGAACATTGTCAACAAACAGAAAGTAGCTCGAGCAAGGATTCAGCACCGCCCTCCTCGA CAACCCACTGAGTACTTTGATATGGGGATTTTCCTGGCATTCTTCGTCGTGGTCTCCCTGGTCTGCCTCATCCTCCTTGTCAAAATCAAGCTGAAGCAGCGGCGCAGTCAG AACTCCATGAACAGGCTGGCTGTACAGGCTCTGGAGAAGATGGAAACCAGAAAGTTCAACTCCAAGAGTAAGGGGCGCCGGGAGGGGAGCTGTGGAGCTCTGGACACACTCAGCAGCAGCTCCACGTCCGACTGTGCCATCTGCCTGGAGAAGTACATTGATGGAGAG GAGCTGCGGGTTATCCCCTGTACTCACCGCTTTCACAGGAAGTGCGTGGACCCATGGCTGCTGCAGCACCACACCTGCCCCCACTGTCGGCACAACATCATAG AGCAAAAGGGAAACCCAAGCGCCGTGTGCGTGGAGACCAGCAACCTCGCGCGCAGCCGGCAGCAGAGGGTGATCCTGCCGGTGCACTACCCCGGCCGCGTGCACAGGACCAACGCCATCCCCGCCTACCCGACCAGGACAAGCATGGACTCTCACGGGAACCCTGTCACCCTGCTGACCGTGGACCGGCACGGGGAGCAGAGTCTCTATTCCCCACAGACCCCCACCTACATCCGCGGCTACCCGCCCCTCCACCTGGACCACAGCCTGGCCCCGCACCGCTGCGGCCTGGAGCACCGGGCCTACTCGCCAGCTCACCCCTTCCGCAGGCCCAAGTTCAGCGGCCGCAGCTTCTCCAAGGCAGCTTGCTTCTCCCAGTACGAGACCATGTACCAACACTACTACTTCCAGGGCCTCAGCTACCCTGAGCAGGAGGGCCAGGCCCCCGCCGGCCTTACCCCCCGGGGCCCATCCCGTGCCTTCCCCCCGAGTGGCGGCGGCAGCCTGCTCTTCCCCACCGTGGTGCACATGGCACCACCCTCCCACCTCGAGAGTGGCAGCACGTCCAGCTTCGGCTGCTACCACGGCCACCGCTCAGTGTGCAGCGGCTACCTGGCCGACTGCCCTGGCAgcgacagcagcagcagcagcagctcggGCCAATGCCACTGCTCCTCCAGCGACTCCGTAGTGGATTGTACCGAGGTCAGCAACCAGGGCGTGTACGGGAGCTGCTCCACCTTCCGCAGCTCCCTCAGCAGTGACTATGACCCCTTCATCTACCGCAGCCGGAGCCCCGGTCGCACCAGCGACGTGGGGGGCTCGGGCAGCTCAGGCCGGGGGCCTGTCGTGTGCCTCGAGGGCTCCCCGCCACCTGACGAACTCCCAGCGGCCCACGGTCAAGGTGCAGGGCGGGGAGAGCCTTGGCCTGGCCCCGCCTCGCCCTCGGGGGACCAGCTGTCCACCTGCAGCCTGGAGATGAACTATAGCAGCAGCTCCTCCCTGGAGCACAGGGGGCCCACTAGCTCTACCTCAGAAGTGGGGCTCGAGGCTTCTCCTGGGGCTGCCCCGGACCTCAGGAGGACCTGGAAGGGGGCCCGCGAGGGGCTGTCGTGTGCCTGCTGCTGCGAGCCCCAGCCCTCCACACTGGAGCCCAGCGTCGGAGTGGCCGGGGGCAGCACACTGTTCCTGGGCGCCCCGGGCGGGGAAGCTCAGCCAGGAAGCCCCCAGGGCCTGTACGGCCTTCACCCAGACCATTTGCCCAGGACAGATGGGGTGAAATATGAGGGCCTGCCCTGCTGCTTCTATGAAGAAAAGCAGGTGGCCCATGGCAGCGGAGGGGGCAGCGGCTGCTACAACGAGGACTGCTCGGTGAGCGTGCAGTACGCGCTTGCCCAGGAGCCCCCGCCCGGCTGCCACCCGGGGGCCCGGGACCTGAGCCAGCGCATCCCCATCATTCCAGAGGATGTGGACGGTGACTTAGGCCTGCCCTCGGACTGCCAAGGGACTTGTGGCCTCGGCCCCTGGGGTGGGACGCCGGGCCCGGATGCCCTGCGACCCCACAGAGGCCTAGGAGTGGCCCGGGAAGAAGAACCAGTTCTGTGCTGCCAGGCTGGGGTGCTGCTCTCGCCCAGCTGCCCTCTGGAAGGTGCAGAGGCCACCAGGGCTGGCTTTCCTGGTGCCCCCCAGGACACTCAGGAGTCCAGCATCACAGCCACTGAGGCTGCAG gacAGAGATCTCGCCCAGCAGACAGTGGCACGGGAGCCTGA
- the C27H22orf31 gene encoding uncharacterized protein C22orf31 homolog isoform X2, translating into MHPIYVRREPSIPTYGLRRSILLNTRLQDCYVDARALASPWVARVCAEQNIRSPAPGTTSSWEVVKNPFIASSVSLIKLVLRRQLKDKCCPGPRKFGEAKPSKRLKPKDNSATKATQRGRSKESSKEKKVTVRQDLESRYAEHVAATQALPGDTGTAAWKGQALLPETRKRQQLSEDKLTIHGLPMESYRALYHSVVEPMLWNPSGTPKRYSLELGKAIKQKLWEALHSQAATPEGAQDPLPGRTQLEVHKEPVPKKWPKLKSEK; encoded by the exons ATG CATCCAATCTATGTGAGACGAGAGCCCAGCATCCCCACATATGGGCTCCGTCGGTCCATCTTACTGAACACCAGGCTTCAGGACTGCTATGTGGACGCTCGGGCTCTCGCCAGCCCCTGGGTGGCCAGAGTGTGTGCAGAGCAGAACATCAGGTCCCCAGCACCAGGTACCACCTCTTCTTGGGAAGTCGTAAAGAATCCGTTCATTGCCAGTTCGGTCTCCCTGATTAAGCTGGTGCTCAGGCGACAGCTGAAAGATAAGTGTTGCCCAGGACCACGCAAGTTTGGAGAAGCAAAGCCCTCAAAGAGATTAAAGCCTAAGGACAATTCAGCAACGAAAGCCACGCAGCGGGGCAGG AGTAAAGAaagttcaaaggagaaaaaagtaactGTCCGCCAAGATCTTGAGAGCAGATATGCTGAACATGTGGCTGCCACCCAAGCACTACCCGGGGACACCGGGACAGCGGCCTGGAAGGGCCAAGCATTGCTTCCTGAAACCAGAAAGAGACAGCAGTTGTCAGAGGACAAGCTAACCATCCACGGCCTCCCCATGGAGAGTTACAGGGCTCTGTACCACTCTGTGGTTGAGCCGATGCTGTGGAATCCTTCAGGGACCCCCAAAAGGTATAGCTTGGAGCTGGGCAAGGCCATCAAACAGAAGCTCTGGGAGGCTCTGCACAGTCAGGCTGCCACTCCCGAGGGTGCTCAGGACCCACTGCCTGGCAGGACGCAGCTGGAGGTCCACAAGGAGCCTGTGCCCAAGAAATGGCCCAAGTTAAAGAGTGAGAAATAG
- the C27H22orf31 gene encoding uncharacterized protein C22orf31 homolog isoform X1 — translation MHPIYVRREPSIPTYGLRRSILLNTRLQDCYVDARALASPWVARVCAEQNIRSPAPGTTSSWEVVKNPFIASSVSLIKLVLRRQLKDKCCPGPRKFGEAKPSKRLKPKDNSATKATQRGRVRNPITSKGKGPVGQRPGSPSPRLRKPAGGISKSKESSKEKKVTVRQDLESRYAEHVAATQALPGDTGTAAWKGQALLPETRKRQQLSEDKLTIHGLPMESYRALYHSVVEPMLWNPSGTPKRYSLELGKAIKQKLWEALHSQAATPEGAQDPLPGRTQLEVHKEPVPKKWPKLKSEK, via the exons ATG CATCCAATCTATGTGAGACGAGAGCCCAGCATCCCCACATATGGGCTCCGTCGGTCCATCTTACTGAACACCAGGCTTCAGGACTGCTATGTGGACGCTCGGGCTCTCGCCAGCCCCTGGGTGGCCAGAGTGTGTGCAGAGCAGAACATCAGGTCCCCAGCACCAGGTACCACCTCTTCTTGGGAAGTCGTAAAGAATCCGTTCATTGCCAGTTCGGTCTCCCTGATTAAGCTGGTGCTCAGGCGACAGCTGAAAGATAAGTGTTGCCCAGGACCACGCAAGTTTGGAGAAGCAAAGCCCTCAAAGAGATTAAAGCCTAAGGACAATTCAGCAACGAAAGCCACGCAGCGGGGCAGGGTAAGAAACCCCATCACTTCCAAGGGCAAAGGGCCGGTGGGGCAGCGCCCTGGTTCACCCTCACCGAGGCTCAGGAAACCCGCAGGAGGCATCAGCAAG AGTAAAGAaagttcaaaggagaaaaaagtaactGTCCGCCAAGATCTTGAGAGCAGATATGCTGAACATGTGGCTGCCACCCAAGCACTACCCGGGGACACCGGGACAGCGGCCTGGAAGGGCCAAGCATTGCTTCCTGAAACCAGAAAGAGACAGCAGTTGTCAGAGGACAAGCTAACCATCCACGGCCTCCCCATGGAGAGTTACAGGGCTCTGTACCACTCTGTGGTTGAGCCGATGCTGTGGAATCCTTCAGGGACCCCCAAAAGGTATAGCTTGGAGCTGGGCAAGGCCATCAAACAGAAGCTCTGGGAGGCTCTGCACAGTCAGGCTGCCACTCCCGAGGGTGCTCAGGACCCACTGCCTGGCAGGACGCAGCTGGAGGTCCACAAGGAGCCTGTGCCCAAGAAATGGCCCAAGTTAAAGAGTGAGAAATAG